A window of Sphaerochaeta sp. genomic DNA:
GTGACCAAAGGCTACTCCAAGACGTTGGTCATCAACGGCGTTGGATATCGTGCCGAGGCGAAAGGCAAGTACGTGTTGTTCACGCTTGGCTTCGCCAACCAGATCGAGTTCATGCTTCCGGAAGGCATCACCGCTGTGTGTGAGACCCCAAACAAGGTGACCATCAGCGGAATCGACAAGCAGAAGATCGGGCAGACCGCAGCTGAGATTCGCAGTCTCCGTGCGCCGGAGCCGTACAAAGGCAAGGGCATCAAGTACGAGACTGAGAAGATCCGCCGCAAGGCCGGCAAGACCGCTGCCGCGAAGAAGTAATGGGTAGGCGAAGAAAATGAACAGAGTGATGGATAAAAGAAGAAAGCATCTGCGCCGCAAGCTCCACATCAGAAAGACACTGAGTGGGACGGCTTTGCGCCCACGGATGACGGTGTTCCGCAGCAACCTGCATATGTACGTCCAGGTCATCGACGATGAAGCCGGCAACACGCTGGTTTCCGCAAGCACCGTGGAGAAAGAGCTGGCCGGCTTGAAGAACAACGTGGAAAACGCCGAGAAGCTTGGCGAGATTGTGGGGAAGCGTATGCTTGAGAAGCATATCGACACCGTGGTGTTCGACCGGAACGGGTACATGTACCACGGGATCGTGAAGGGCATCGCCGATGGCGCTCGTAAGAGCGGCATCAAGTTCTAGGGGGATACTGTGGATAACTCGAGAGAAAGAGATCGGGGCAAGGACAAGAACGACGGCTTCACCGAGAAGCTGGTCAAACTGAACCGTGTCTCCAAGGTAGTCAAGGGTGGTAAGCATCCCTCGTTTGCCGCCTTGGTGGTGGTCGGAGACCAGAAGGGGAAAGTCGGGTACGGATTTGGAAAATCCAATGACGTGACCGAAGCGATCCGCAAGGCAACCGACAGGGCCAAGGCTCATCTGATTTCCGTTCCGCAGAAGAACGAGATTCCGATGATCCCTCATGAGATCATTGGCAATTACAAGAGCGCCAGCGTGTTGCTCCGCCCTGCTGTTCCTGGTACCGGAGTCATCGCCGGTGGCGCCGTACGCGCCGTCTGCGACGCTGCGGGCATCAAGGACGTGCTGAGCAAGTCACTGGGCTCGAAGAATTCCATCAACACCGTCAAGGCGACCTTCGATGCGCTTGAGCATCTGTTGGACGGCAAGACGTTGGCGAAGGAACGGGGCAAGAAGTCTCTTGCCGAGTTGTGGGGGTAAGGTATGGCGGAAGCGAAGAAACTCAAGATCACATTGGTCCGGAGTCTCAATGGCGGCCTTCCTGTACAACGCAAGACGGCCAGAGGCCTTGGACTGGGGAAGATCAGCAGTTCCGTGGTGCAGGAGGATAACCCCTCCATCCGTGGAATGATTCGCGTGATCGAGCACCTGGTGAAAGTCGAGGAGATATAACATGGCACAGATTCAAGTACCGGTTGGTGCGCATACAAAGAAGACCATCGTCGGTCGTGGGATCGGCGGCAAAGGCAGAACCTGCGGCAAAGGAAACAAGGGGCAGAACTCTCGTTCCGGTGGCGGGGTCGCTCCGGGGTTTGAAGGTGGACAGATGCCGATGTATCGCCGTGTGGCGCGCAGAGGTTTCTCCAACTACCCGTTCAAGAAGGAATATTTGCCGATTTCCCTTGATGTGTTGAACGCCAACTTCAATGATGGCGACACGGTGACGCTCGATGCCCTGAAGGACAAAGGGTTGGTTCGTGGATGCCGGACTCTGGTCAAGATCCTCTGCGACGGGGAACTGACCAAGAAACTGGTCATTGAAGGGCTGAAGGTTTCCGCAGCGGCTGGTGAGAAGGTCAAGGCTGCGGGTGGCGAGATCAAATAAAGAAGGGCGTTATGGCAAACTCCTTGGTTGAGATGTTTCGGATTAAGGATCTCAGGAAGAAGATTCTGATCACCCTGGGCCTGCTGGTCATCAGCAGGGTCGGGGCGGTCATTCCTATTCCTGGCGTGGATCCCCAAGTCCTGAAAACCTATTTTCTGTCACAGAGCAACAGTTCGAACTTCGGACTAACCGAATACCTGAACTTTTTCTCTGGCGGCGCGTTTTCCAATTTCTCCCTCTTCATGCTAGGCGTCATGCCCTACATCAGCACCCAGATCATCATCCAGTTGTTGCTGTTGATTATGCCGTCTCTCAAGAAGTTGGCTGAGGATCCCTCCGGACAGAAGAAGATTCAGCAGTACACCCGCTACGGGACGATTGCTGTGTGTCTGATTCAGTCATACGTGGTCACGATCTACGCGAAGTCCATTCCGAACGTTCTGACCATGGGGATTGTGCCGTTCACGTTGATCGCGATGCTCACCGTCACGACCGGATCGATGTATCTGGTCTGGCTTGGTGACAAGATCACCCAGTGGGGTGTGGGAAACGGCATCAGCCTGCTGATCTACGCAGGCATTGTCGCCCGTATCCCTGACGCAATGGTCACGCTGGTGAAGAGCGTTTCCGCGGGAACGCTGAACCCGATCGTCGTGGTGGTGGTCCTGGTGATGTT
This region includes:
- the rplR gene encoding 50S ribosomal protein L18; protein product: MNRVMDKRRKHLRRKLHIRKTLSGTALRPRMTVFRSNLHMYVQVIDDEAGNTLVSASTVEKELAGLKNNVENAEKLGEIVGKRMLEKHIDTVVFDRNGYMYHGIVKGIADGARKSGIKF
- the rplF gene encoding 50S ribosomal protein L6 → MSRIGRLPITIPQGVKITVDPTNMVHVEGPKGKLNCAVHSEIKVEVKDGKVELSRSTDDLQVKSYHGLYRQMISNMITGVTKGYSKTLVINGVGYRAEAKGKYVLFTLGFANQIEFMLPEGITAVCETPNKVTISGIDKQKIGQTAAEIRSLRAPEPYKGKGIKYETEKIRRKAGKTAAAKK
- the rplO gene encoding 50S ribosomal protein L15; protein product: MAQIQVPVGAHTKKTIVGRGIGGKGRTCGKGNKGQNSRSGGGVAPGFEGGQMPMYRRVARRGFSNYPFKKEYLPISLDVLNANFNDGDTVTLDALKDKGLVRGCRTLVKILCDGELTKKLVIEGLKVSAAAGEKVKAAGGEIK
- the rpsE gene encoding 30S ribosomal protein S5: MDNSRERDRGKDKNDGFTEKLVKLNRVSKVVKGGKHPSFAALVVVGDQKGKVGYGFGKSNDVTEAIRKATDRAKAHLISVPQKNEIPMIPHEIIGNYKSASVLLRPAVPGTGVIAGGAVRAVCDAAGIKDVLSKSLGSKNSINTVKATFDALEHLLDGKTLAKERGKKSLAELWG
- the secY gene encoding preprotein translocase subunit SecY, with the translated sequence MANSLVEMFRIKDLRKKILITLGLLVISRVGAVIPIPGVDPQVLKTYFLSQSNSSNFGLTEYLNFFSGGAFSNFSLFMLGVMPYISTQIIIQLLLLIMPSLKKLAEDPSGQKKIQQYTRYGTIAVCLIQSYVVTIYAKSIPNVLTMGIVPFTLIAMLTVTTGSMYLVWLGDKITQWGVGNGISLLIYAGIVARIPDAMVTLVKSVSAGTLNPIVVVVVLVMFVIVVALVVYEEQGVRKIPVNYAKRVVGRKMYGAQNTYIPFKINPSNVIPVIFASALLSFPLQIATSLGPQVRWLARFANWLNPQGAPYLIIYTLLIIAFAFFYTQVSMNPVEMAKQIRENGGSVPGVRSEKLEEYLTKVLNRIVLPGAIFLAFIALIPTLVQKLFNFPSSVAMLFGGTSLIILVGVDLDTMRQVEGLMKMHHYDGFTKVGKNRSL
- the rpmD gene encoding 50S ribosomal protein L30 produces the protein MAEAKKLKITLVRSLNGGLPVQRKTARGLGLGKISSSVVQEDNPSIRGMIRVIEHLVKVEEI